The Ipomoea triloba cultivar NCNSP0323 chromosome 13, ASM357664v1 genomic interval aatatttcattcACATTATACCCGTGGCAATATATACACTCTATTAGTGTACGTTTCTAGTCAACTTAGATCAGCAAACTAATGAACCTAGCTATTACATATATGCCAAAGAGTCCTtataaaaagttgaaaaatcaatgaaaatgtcCAAGTGAGGCTATCTATCTCAAGACTTTTGGGgccttttttctttaattagaTCAACTCAGTCAACTTATTGGTCATAGATGACAACAATTTGTAGGTGGAACTTTGCTTTACGTGGTCCTTCATTTTCATACTTTAGTCGGTAAGCTTCTCCCCAATTTCCTTTTGGAAAATGACAAAGTGTGATTAAGGATAAAAATTCCATGCAATTTATATACTATAGACGATGATtcttacaaaaattatgtatcttcaattaacaaattatgtacctacaattaacaatttctgtacacataatatgatagttacagGTATAGAAACTATTGACTGCAAGTaagaatgtgtcaactatagatacagaactgaatgttatttttggactagggtctacaatgcaaggtaaacccagctggtccatggtataaattGTCATAACTTTATAATAGTGAATGCCGCAGGGTGTAGGTAGGGTTTGAATCCTaacaataactaaaaaaaataaagtaggtATGTATATACTAGGTATAAACACTTAGGGTATGTAGGCCCCTGGTGTTCTTGTTGGAAGTTAGGACCCCTGTCCACCCCTCTAGATGCTCGACAAATgtacaattcttttttttttttggggaaacaattctttttttttttcagggtCCACCCgtgttcgctccgagaggcacgaGAGCTAGCCCAGGGGGAATTGTCACTTGTGGAAATCGAACCCAAATTTtctcgaaattcttccccacaaagagtgcccacttgccacttgagttaCCCCATTGAATTCAAATGTACAGTTCTAGCTTGCCTTCATTCATGATTATATTTATTGGTCATTCACGTGTCCCCCACTCCATGGATGTCAGCGATCTTCGCACGGGTAAATATTACATCCTACCTTCTAGTACATGATATTTTGAGTGACTTTGAGCAGTTGATGGTTGTGTTGTTATCACATAGGTTGCAGGTTCAAATCATGGTGGTAGCAAAGAGTAAATGTAAAAGCAAGAATGCCGTCCAAAAGACATATACCTAGCTAAGTACCACCTAAAAGTCAGGATGCATTGCATTTTGTTTACTTAGAATTTAAATGCCTTTGGAAATTTAGGGAGTGTATTTACTTTTACCTATGCTTTTTACTTGTGATTTTTGTCTGTTTCTTAATTGTTTGATTAAGAATATGTTAAGATTCCAGTCTAGGATTTATGTTCAATTCCGTGTTTGTTTTGCTGTCTGAGGAAATGGAATTATTTCACCTTTTTTTCCATTAATAGACCAATGAAATTTGGCGAGGGGATGATGCAAATATGAATACAAACACCATGGAAGAATATCTTGTCAAGATCACATTTATAAGGGTAAAAGTGTGGAAAAATTTGGTTTTATTCGAGCTACATTTTCGATACGGAGTTAGTAATAAGTATGAAAGAATCTTGTGAAATTTAAGGAGAAGAGTCTGAATTTAGTTGAATTTAGAAGTGTGAATGACATAATTCATTTTGACGAGTTATAACTGAATGAAttgaatttggacaatttttaaaatatataactcGATCCATTGAGATCGAATAGGATGTTCAACAATGTAACAATTCAAACTTGATGGATCAAATTGATTATTACGGATTGCgaaaaacttgaaattttaaagaaatgtcAATTGTATCCTTAATTTGAATGAAGGGGACCACCATGGTTGATCCAAATGGGAAGTTTTTCCCACCTTATCATGCCAAAACATCCAATTCATATAGGGATTGTATGGGAATTAAAGAGGTAATAAACTAAATTCAATTGTTACACTTTCATAGTTAATTTAACAGTTGTTGAtaagtaaattattaatataattaatttgagtcAAATTTAAAGTCTCAGAGTGATTGAGATATCCAATATTGTATGCcaaggaaatatatataaatatcccATTAGTTTAGTTAAGAATTGGCAAGAGACTTTATCTCAAACTCTAACTCCAATCTATTGATCACTTAACTATTGAGATAACAATTTTGAAGAGTTGATAAGTGAAATGCTAATGCAATTACAATGTCAACAAATTGACTCTGGTATAAGTACGCCATATTAAAGAGTTCAAAGTCGAGTCGTTCCGCTAAGTTTATTTTGATTACATTTTACTCTACAAATTCATTAAAGAATGTTAAGATATAAGACCATATCATTAGAGATGGCAATTTGTCCCGCAAATTATTGAGAATTGGGAACGAGGATGGGGAATGTGTGTAATTCCTCGTCAGGTACAGGaatacccctccccgcccccGAATAATtatttagtccctcaattgttttacAACTATCAATTTAGGGTTGTTTTGCAACTATCAATAACacttaaatatttcaaaattatatatactcttAAGTATGTTAATTTATTAGTAACACTTTGACTAAAAATTGACTGGGTATGGAGAATCCACGTTCCCCCGGGTACCAAGAATCCCCGTTCCCGCCTAACTCCCCGCGGGAGAATCCATGTTCCCTCCCCGTACCCGCCTAACTCCCCGCGGGAGAATCCATGTTCCCTCCTAACTCCCTGCGGGAGTGTTCCCTGTAATCCATGTTCCCTCTTAACTCCCCGCGGGAGAATCCATGTTCCCTGCGGGAGAATCCACGTTCCCACCTAACTTCCCCGCGGGACGGGCGGGAATTAGGCGGGAACAGAGCGGGAATTCCCCACAAGGACGGGAGTACTTCCAATTCCCCGAGGGATGGGGTTGCGGGGACGGGACGGGGAGTATTTCCAATTCCCCGAGGGACAGGGTTGCTGGGACGGAGAGTATTTCCAATTCCCGAGGGACGGGGTTgcggggacggggagtataaTAGAAAGGGCAACACACGAATATACTTAACAAAGTGTATAGTTCAAATTAGGAAACCATTGGAGCAGCAAAGTGTACTCATCAATTACACAAAGCAAACTAAATTCAGTCACctctcaaatcaagaaaaatagAAAGGTGTACATCAACAAAAACTCTCACAGAAGCACCATGTGCATATCCATGACTTTATTCAGAACGGCAGAGCAATGCACTAATACCTCGAGATCTCAAGATCTCTATCTCGAGTAGGCGGGATTTGTATCTTAAGAAAGACACGAGTATGCCAAAGCCTTTTCCTCGGAGAGCTCTTCTGCAGTGGCAtccatcttcttccttgaaaaCTCGTCGATAGGAAGACCTGCAACACGAAATTGAAATTGGATTCGATGCACAACAGAACTACACGTCTCAAAAAGCACGAGAAATGTGTAAAATGGAAACTAAATGTGGGTAGGGTAGAGGGGTTACCTTGAACAATGCACCATTCTCCATTTTTGCAAGTAACTGGGAAGGAATAGATTAGTCCAGCCGGGACATTGTACGAGCCATCAGAGTATACACCCATGGATACCCAAGTTCCCTGTATCACACGACATAAGCCACTTGTTAATATCGAAAGCGCAAGATGATCTCACTTTATATCGCGTAAACTAAAGCTAGAAGATTTACCTCCGGAGTTCCAAGCACCCAATCACGTATGTGGTCGCAAGCAGAACTAGCAGCAGAAAGTGCGCTGGAGAGTTTTCTAGCCTTGATAATTGCAGCACCGCGCTGCTGGACAGTGGTTATAAACTCCCCGTTCAACCTAAAATATATGCATATTAGCTACCATCGAACAAAAATAAGAGAAGAAATTTACGGAATGATGATTTCGTAACTACATATTCGTTTCTTACCATTCGTCATTGGCAACAAGCTCTCGGACAGGCTTTTCACCAGCTGGTGTTTTCACAGTTGCGTGATTGACATCAGGATACTGCGATGATGAGTGGTTTCCCCATATTATGACATTTTTAACGTCACTCACTTGAACATTCAATCTCTCTGAGATTTGACCGAGGGCCCTGTTATGGTCCAATCTAGTCAGGCAAGTAATGTTCTTATCTGGAATAGACGGTGCAAATTCCTTCAAGATCAATGCATTAGTATTTGCAGGGTTAGCAACAACCAACACCTGAAAGAAAAACAgatcaaaaaagaaaatatagttAGACATCTAAAAACTAAACAACAGAACACAACTATCTATTATTGTTGTTCAAGAATTGTAAATGGTAGCCCCAAGTTCCGAGAAATTCCATCTCACCTTGCAGTTAGCAGCAGCGTGTTTCTC includes:
- the LOC116002468 gene encoding malate dehydrogenase, whose product is MAKEPVRVLVTGAAGQIGYALVPMIARGVMLGADQPVILHMLDIPPAAEALNGVKMELVDAAFPLLKGVVATTDAVEACTGVNVAVMVGGFPRKEGMERKDVMSKNVSIYKAQASALEKHAAANCKVLVVANPANTNALILKEFAPSIPDKNITCLTRLDHNRALGQISERLNVQVSDVKNVIIWGNHSSSQYPDVNHATVKTPAGEKPVRELVANDEWLNGEFITTVQQRGAAIIKARKLSSALSAASSACDHIRDWVLGTPEGTWVSMGVYSDGSYNVPAGLIYSFPVTCKNGEWCIVQGLPIDEFSRKKMDATAEELSEEKALAYSCLS